A genomic region of Marinobacter sp. NP-4(2019) contains the following coding sequences:
- a CDS encoding glycosyltransferase family 2 protein — MLVFLFWLSLLGSVFSYLIYPLVLMLLPKRKQASLPDPVKNGDWPTVSLIVTAHNEEGRIREKIENCLRLDYPDLEILVASDCSTDATDSIVGEYRDHNVLLARAEERKGKEHAQHQAILRSSGEILVFSDVATAIPEDAIRKLVRYFADPAVGAVSSEDRFVSRDGGVVGEGAYVRYEMWLRRLESARSGIVGLSGSFFAARRDICLNHWDIYSPSDFNTALNSAREGLVAVTAPDVLGYYQDVADASREFHRKVRTIIRGITAVSRHPEVLNPLRFGAFAFQVFGHKLMRWAAPWFQIVLLVTSLLLAGKGGIYFLALVAQLAFYGMVFAGYVYPPLRGHPAVKIPYFFVQVNIATVHAMVSFLSGRRMTVWTPSQR; from the coding sequence ATGCTGGTATTTCTCTTCTGGTTGTCCCTGCTGGGATCCGTATTCAGTTATCTGATCTATCCCCTTGTATTAATGCTCCTGCCCAAGCGGAAACAGGCAAGCTTGCCCGATCCGGTAAAAAATGGTGACTGGCCAACAGTTTCCCTCATTGTAACGGCACATAACGAAGAGGGGCGCATTCGGGAAAAAATCGAGAATTGTCTGAGGTTAGACTATCCGGATCTGGAGATTCTGGTCGCTTCCGACTGTTCCACGGATGCCACAGATTCTATTGTTGGCGAGTATCGGGACCACAATGTTCTTCTTGCCCGTGCAGAAGAACGGAAAGGCAAGGAACACGCCCAGCATCAGGCAATCCTGAGGTCTTCCGGAGAAATTCTCGTATTTTCTGATGTAGCCACGGCTATTCCGGAAGATGCTATTCGCAAGCTGGTGCGCTATTTTGCCGATCCGGCGGTTGGTGCTGTCTCCAGTGAGGACCGGTTTGTCAGCCGTGATGGTGGTGTCGTGGGTGAAGGAGCCTACGTGCGTTACGAGATGTGGCTGCGCAGGCTGGAGTCCGCACGTTCAGGGATAGTCGGACTCAGCGGCTCTTTCTTCGCTGCCCGAAGAGATATTTGTTTAAATCATTGGGATATCTATTCGCCGAGTGACTTCAATACGGCTTTGAACAGCGCCAGGGAGGGGTTAGTAGCCGTTACCGCGCCGGATGTGCTCGGGTATTATCAGGATGTAGCGGATGCCTCGAGAGAATTTCACAGGAAGGTCAGAACCATTATTAGAGGAATAACCGCAGTGAGCAGGCACCCGGAGGTTTTGAACCCGTTGCGTTTTGGTGCGTTTGCGTTTCAGGTATTCGGGCATAAGCTCATGCGGTGGGCTGCGCCCTGGTTTCAGATCGTTTTGCTGGTTACTTCGTTATTACTGGCGGGCAAGGGGGGCATCTATTTCCTGGCTCTCGTTGCGCAATTGGCGTTCTACGGCATGGTGTTTGCCGGTTATGTATACCCTCCCTTACGGGGCCATCCTGCTGTAAAAATTCCTTACTTTTTTGTTCAGGTCAACATTGCGACTGTACATGCCATGGTAAGTTTTCTGTCGGGCCGGAGGATGACTGTATGGACGCCATCCCAGCGCTGA
- a CDS encoding polysaccharide deacetylase family protein, with protein sequence MDSTAKTIGYAQGGTELAYMRSGLKFIALTVLALIGWVKIRFTAQPTLIILTYHRILPKDHPVRQQEQPGMVTAPETLQSHIQTMKSLGAIPIHLNDWLDKRAGGDQLPALSFALTFDDGWRDNFQYAYPVLAAENVPATIFLVTQLVDTNQTFWPEQVMALLTTRAIPDSPPEFRWLIPFLPSQKATEKPLTLNEADEVITRLKALDDQTILKHLNAIQPQERQSEEKANSRSILNTRELVNMAADGLIRFGAHTQHHYRLNRIEETSLLKREIVDCLNDLRALGKGVVPVFCYPNGDITSEGEKLVAEHYEAACTTHTGWNKMNRDPFGLRRFNLHDGNSYSYRTLLATIGRGIL encoded by the coding sequence ATGGACAGTACAGCCAAAACCATTGGCTACGCCCAAGGAGGCACGGAGTTGGCCTATATGCGATCTGGTCTGAAGTTCATTGCGCTGACAGTGTTGGCTCTGATTGGCTGGGTAAAAATCCGGTTCACTGCCCAGCCGACACTGATCATTCTCACTTACCACAGAATATTGCCGAAAGACCATCCGGTGCGCCAGCAGGAACAGCCCGGCATGGTAACAGCCCCAGAAACTCTGCAGTCCCATATTCAGACCATGAAGTCATTGGGCGCCATCCCCATTCATCTGAACGACTGGCTCGACAAACGGGCCGGCGGCGACCAACTTCCCGCACTTTCTTTCGCTCTAACGTTCGATGACGGCTGGAGGGATAACTTCCAGTACGCCTACCCGGTTCTGGCTGCCGAAAATGTCCCTGCTACGATATTCCTGGTTACTCAACTTGTAGACACAAACCAGACATTCTGGCCAGAGCAGGTTATGGCCCTGCTAACGACCAGAGCAATTCCGGACTCCCCTCCCGAATTCCGCTGGCTAATTCCCTTCTTACCCAGTCAAAAAGCAACAGAGAAACCTCTTACCTTAAACGAAGCGGATGAAGTAATAACTAGACTAAAAGCCCTTGATGATCAAACCATCCTTAAACATCTCAATGCCATACAGCCCCAAGAGCGTCAGTCAGAAGAGAAGGCCAATAGCCGTTCTATATTGAACACTCGAGAACTCGTCAACATGGCTGCGGATGGCTTGATCCGTTTCGGGGCACACACTCAACACCATTACCGACTGAATCGAATCGAAGAGACCTCTCTGCTGAAACGCGAAATCGTCGATTGTCTCAATGATCTGAGAGCTCTCGGGAAGGGTGTTGTACCGGTCTTCTGTTATCCCAACGGTGACATAACAAGTGAAGGAGAAAAGCTGGTAGCTGAGCACTACGAGGCAGCCTGCACCACCCATACAGGGTGGAACAAAATGAACCGGGATCCCTTTGGCCTACGTCGTTTCAATTTGCATGACGGAAACAGTTATAGCTACCGCACCCTCCTTGCAACCATAGGCCGCGGCATTCTATGA
- a CDS encoding glycosyltransferase, with the protein MSSNEPPPVVTHIVSGDLWAGAEVQIYYLCKALKTSGAVLPTAVVFNEGILSTKLREIDMPVDIADEGHLTPFQIIRTIRNHCRKHQSRVVHTHGFKENILGIIGKDLARVPYSVRTIHGNPETAFTPRRPVKWLIHHLDILLGRFRQQAIIAVSTQLEEKLHPMFPGKVHKIFNFIDVDEVRKQWLVPEKTPQTPLRIGIVGRLVAVKRVDIFLRTIALLNEQGLACTGVIIGSGPLEGQLQQLAEDLNISDHIEFTGFVNPALRELRKLDLLLMTSDHEGLPMTLLEALALEIPVAAHRAGGIPEILDHGNCGWLVEDQSAESYASIATTILETGAGRNRKQQEGLARVRDVFGIHKNTLKYIALYKNDSA; encoded by the coding sequence ATGAGCAGTAATGAACCGCCTCCAGTTGTGACCCATATCGTTTCCGGCGACCTCTGGGCAGGGGCAGAGGTGCAGATTTACTACCTTTGCAAGGCCTTGAAAACGTCAGGTGCAGTTCTACCGACCGCCGTGGTGTTTAACGAGGGCATTCTCAGCACCAAGCTCCGGGAAATCGACATGCCTGTAGACATTGCCGATGAAGGTCACCTAACCCCTTTCCAGATAATCCGGACGATCCGAAATCACTGTCGGAAACATCAATCCCGCGTTGTTCATACCCACGGTTTCAAAGAAAACATCCTGGGTATTATTGGCAAGGACCTCGCACGGGTGCCCTACTCCGTTCGTACCATCCACGGCAATCCGGAAACGGCGTTCACCCCCAGACGACCGGTTAAATGGCTCATTCACCACCTGGATATCCTCCTCGGCCGTTTCCGTCAGCAAGCGATCATCGCAGTATCAACCCAACTGGAAGAAAAACTCCACCCCATGTTTCCGGGGAAAGTGCATAAGATTTTCAACTTCATAGATGTCGACGAAGTCCGTAAACAATGGCTTGTGCCTGAAAAGACACCGCAAACCCCGCTTAGAATCGGGATCGTGGGGCGTCTGGTCGCGGTGAAAAGAGTGGACATCTTTTTACGGACCATTGCACTGTTAAATGAGCAAGGCCTTGCCTGCACTGGAGTTATCATCGGCTCCGGCCCCCTGGAAGGCCAGCTTCAACAGTTAGCGGAGGATTTAAACATCTCCGACCATATCGAGTTCACGGGCTTTGTGAACCCCGCACTCCGGGAATTGAGAAAGCTTGATTTACTCTTGATGACGTCAGACCACGAGGGGCTACCGATGACCTTACTCGAGGCGTTGGCACTTGAAATACCGGTAGCTGCTCATCGAGCAGGGGGAATTCCGGAAATTCTCGATCATGGAAACTGCGGATGGCTGGTTGAGGATCAATCTGCCGAAAGCTATGCCTCAATAGCAACTACAATATTAGAGACAGGCGCGGGCAGAAACCGGAAACAGCAGGAAGGATTGGCCCGCGTCCGCGACGTATTCGGAATCCATAAAAACACCCTGAAATACATAGCACTATATAAAAATGACTCAGCCTGA
- a CDS encoding polysaccharide pyruvyl transferase family protein, which translates to MPKILMLSDITGLGPEYHVGDEAMAEVAIERLGKRVGKHNLILGCADPAKVPETYGIKAFAFYHVPDEQLRRLLWRKPLSYFKALFTNIYQVLRCDKIIICGGGNMTSVWPGVLESRLRLLRIANLFRKDVYLVSQTIGPYTESHRKKVDEILPKARWIGTRDIHFSQTQVSAPVHFALDDACYLEKKHNETTRDICSRNQPFACVSMRKFGGMDDQAVLRVAGVIEQAVRAKNLNTVFIPHHAPGGIAGDIKLANQIRHLWQNEQFELVSPIPLASALKALTADSQLVVSMRYHQLVFALSTGVPAVGVYVDEYTQAKLRGSFEALGLKPLVTSVADIAANLEPLVEEALNSRANFIEAAKRIQKEARQQSEHPYDLLAGKPEQAGIQPHREVTEDA; encoded by the coding sequence ATGCCGAAAATTCTCATGCTTTCAGATATAACGGGGCTGGGACCGGAATACCACGTGGGTGACGAAGCCATGGCTGAAGTTGCTATTGAGCGCCTCGGCAAACGGGTCGGAAAACACAACCTCATACTGGGTTGCGCAGACCCTGCCAAAGTTCCGGAAACCTATGGAATCAAAGCATTCGCGTTCTACCACGTCCCGGATGAGCAGCTCCGCCGTTTACTGTGGAGAAAGCCGTTATCCTATTTCAAAGCACTCTTCACAAACATTTATCAGGTTCTACGCTGTGACAAAATAATCATCTGCGGAGGCGGCAACATGACGAGTGTGTGGCCTGGCGTTCTTGAATCACGCCTGCGGCTACTGAGGATCGCCAACCTCTTCCGGAAAGACGTCTATCTGGTCAGCCAGACGATTGGTCCTTACACTGAAAGTCACCGCAAGAAGGTGGACGAAATACTGCCGAAAGCCAGGTGGATCGGCACGCGGGACATCCATTTCTCCCAAACCCAGGTTAGTGCGCCCGTTCATTTCGCACTGGACGATGCATGCTACCTGGAGAAAAAGCACAATGAAACGACCCGTGACATCTGCTCACGGAACCAGCCTTTCGCCTGCGTTTCGATGAGAAAGTTTGGCGGAATGGACGACCAGGCCGTACTCAGAGTTGCCGGGGTTATTGAGCAGGCCGTTCGGGCGAAGAACCTTAATACAGTATTTATCCCCCACCACGCCCCGGGAGGGATCGCGGGCGACATCAAACTGGCCAATCAGATCCGTCATCTTTGGCAGAATGAGCAGTTTGAACTGGTATCTCCGATTCCGTTAGCCTCAGCATTAAAAGCATTAACGGCTGATAGTCAGCTTGTTGTATCCATGCGCTATCACCAGTTGGTTTTTGCACTGTCTACCGGTGTTCCGGCAGTGGGTGTCTACGTTGATGAGTATACCCAGGCCAAACTACGGGGTTCCTTCGAAGCACTGGGGCTCAAGCCGCTTGTTACCTCCGTCGCAGACATAGCGGCCAACCTGGAACCGTTGGTAGAAGAAGCTCTGAACTCCAGAGCCAATTTTATCGAAGCGGCGAAAAGAATACAGAAAGAGGCAAGGCAGCAGAGCGAACACCCTTACGACCTGCTTGCCGGCAAACCCGAGCAAGCCGGAATACAGCCACACCGGGAAGTAACAGAGGACGCTTGA
- a CDS encoding glycosyltransferase family 4 protein has product MMVLFHCESNPGYAASSHEHTFLEVAKHFTGDISKVHYAYANLDNGMTPSLPENLTNVLQLRTRCSDPDRLRDVENYIRDNEITRLLGFDQPVSAPMYQALRRGGVKTFVSYWGAPMSSVNNGIKLLLKKLEVSARRYGPDHYVFQSEGMRNTAVNGRGIPYSRTSVVKTGIDTEKFSPDPTLKHYAHECFNIPKERSIVVFSGHMERRKGVHVILQAAKVLVQDLKRTNVQFLILGNRDGEKENFSEFLQDPEVNRHITFGGYRSDVPSLLKSCSVGMIASTEWDSFPMSSLEMAATGLPILVSDLPGLNEAISSDTGRTFPVNDYRTAAQTLHRLLDTPDHLKMMGEKGRDRVINYYSRTAQAKGLINIIEVLENQVEYSL; this is encoded by the coding sequence ATGATGGTGTTGTTTCATTGCGAATCCAATCCTGGCTACGCAGCATCGAGCCATGAGCATACGTTCCTTGAAGTGGCGAAGCACTTTACGGGTGATATCAGTAAAGTGCATTACGCCTATGCCAACCTCGACAATGGCATGACCCCGTCCCTACCGGAAAACCTCACGAACGTTCTTCAACTGAGAACGCGATGCTCTGACCCCGATAGACTACGGGACGTCGAGAATTACATCAGGGACAACGAAATCACTCGCCTGCTCGGGTTTGATCAGCCTGTGTCCGCGCCAATGTACCAGGCGCTGAGAAGAGGAGGTGTTAAAACCTTTGTGTCCTATTGGGGGGCCCCCATGAGCTCCGTAAACAACGGGATCAAACTTTTGCTCAAGAAACTGGAGGTCTCCGCCAGGCGATACGGGCCTGACCATTATGTATTTCAATCGGAAGGGATGCGTAACACCGCAGTCAATGGCCGGGGAATACCTTATTCGAGGACATCTGTCGTAAAGACTGGGATTGATACAGAAAAATTCTCACCTGACCCTACCCTGAAGCACTATGCCCACGAGTGCTTCAATATCCCTAAGGAAAGGAGCATTGTCGTTTTCTCTGGCCATATGGAGCGGCGGAAAGGCGTACATGTGATATTACAGGCCGCTAAAGTACTGGTTCAGGACTTGAAACGAACGAATGTGCAGTTCCTGATTCTCGGAAATCGGGACGGAGAGAAAGAAAACTTTTCCGAATTCCTGCAAGACCCTGAGGTGAACAGACACATCACATTCGGCGGTTACCGCAGCGACGTGCCCTCCCTACTGAAAAGTTGTTCTGTCGGTATGATTGCCTCCACCGAATGGGATTCATTCCCCATGTCGTCACTGGAAATGGCTGCCACCGGCCTGCCGATTCTCGTTTCAGACTTACCAGGACTCAATGAAGCCATTTCCTCCGATACCGGACGTACCTTCCCGGTAAATGACTACAGGACTGCGGCACAGACCTTACACCGCCTTCTCGATACCCCCGATCACCTTAAAATGATGGGGGAAAAGGGCCGTGACCGTGTAATCAACTATTATTCACGTACGGCGCAGGCAAAAGGACTGATTAATATTATTGAGGTACTGGAAAATCAAGTGGAGTACTCGCTGTGA
- a CDS encoding lipopolysaccharide biosynthesis protein, translated as MTQTQQMVKHSAIYAFGNISRQLVGFIMLPIYTNYLTPADYGVIGLLVFVVSLFEIIFGGHMFQAVPKFYHQEEDINRKKSVVTTAFLVTSCFSGFSCFLMAWFSTPLSKIVFGDQDYSIYIVIFSALILTHALELYSLTYIRIIKKPWTFFNFNMAKLALQLGLNVYTIVILGWGLMGLALSSLISSVLISLALTTYTLYRTGFSPKKDISITILKFSWPLWISGLIGLYIGSSNKYYIRIFSSLDEVGLYELAAKFGGIVMVLIWSPFSQYWQTERFAIAKTENPYPAYSLAFRLISALLIISGIGVNIFSSTVIILMSASSFHPAINAIPFLVVASIFQSLTIFNNFSFMYTNNTLEITKNNVFTAASITILYISLIPSWGFVGASISFAAGSIAQYIYALHSANKLYALKISQTPLTIALAILSATTLLDVILVPQQVTASSIIYKIFIAAIGSILITITLFNKSELINSKDYIIPVFKKNR; from the coding sequence GTGACCCAGACACAGCAAATGGTAAAACACTCAGCAATATATGCTTTCGGCAACATTTCAAGGCAGTTAGTCGGCTTTATAATGCTGCCAATATATACAAACTACTTAACCCCGGCAGACTACGGAGTTATAGGTCTTTTAGTATTTGTAGTAAGCCTGTTTGAAATAATTTTTGGTGGACATATGTTTCAGGCGGTTCCAAAATTCTACCACCAAGAAGAAGACATAAACCGAAAAAAATCTGTTGTTACAACTGCATTTCTTGTCACATCCTGTTTTAGCGGTTTTTCATGTTTTTTGATGGCATGGTTTTCAACGCCATTATCTAAAATTGTCTTTGGAGATCAAGATTATAGTATATATATAGTAATTTTCTCCGCCCTAATACTCACCCATGCGCTAGAACTGTATTCTCTTACGTATATAAGAATTATCAAAAAACCATGGACATTTTTTAATTTTAACATGGCCAAACTTGCCCTACAACTCGGCCTTAACGTTTATACTATTGTAATACTTGGCTGGGGCTTAATGGGACTAGCGTTAAGTAGTTTAATATCATCCGTATTAATTTCATTAGCCTTAACTACTTACACACTTTATCGAACAGGATTTAGCCCCAAAAAAGATATTTCCATTACCATCCTAAAGTTCAGTTGGCCTTTATGGATTTCCGGATTAATCGGGCTGTATATTGGATCTTCAAACAAGTACTATATAAGAATATTCTCATCTTTGGATGAAGTTGGACTTTATGAGTTAGCAGCCAAGTTTGGCGGCATTGTCATGGTACTTATCTGGAGTCCGTTTTCCCAGTACTGGCAAACAGAGCGATTTGCTATTGCAAAGACCGAAAACCCTTACCCGGCATATTCTCTCGCATTCAGACTAATATCAGCACTACTTATAATATCTGGCATTGGCGTTAACATATTCTCAAGTACAGTTATTATCTTAATGTCAGCCTCGTCATTTCACCCTGCGATTAATGCGATACCGTTTCTTGTTGTGGCATCCATTTTTCAAAGCCTTACTATTTTCAACAACTTCAGTTTTATGTATACCAACAACACCTTGGAAATCACGAAAAATAACGTATTCACGGCAGCATCAATAACTATACTCTATATTAGTCTGATTCCATCTTGGGGGTTTGTTGGAGCGTCAATCTCTTTTGCTGCAGGTTCTATAGCTCAGTATATATACGCTCTTCATTCTGCAAACAAGCTTTATGCTTTAAAAATAAGTCAAACCCCTTTAACAATCGCGCTAGCTATCTTATCAGCAACCACACTGTTAGACGTAATATTAGTACCGCAGCAGGTTACAGCGAGTAGCATTATTTATAAAATATTTATTGCCGCCATTGGATCCATATTAATCACAATCACACTATTCAACAAGTCAGAACTGATCAACTCTAAAGATTACATTATCCCTGTTTTTAAAAAGAACCGTTAG
- a CDS encoding phenylacetate--CoA ligase family protein, protein MESTLARKLFEAGARSRNPSLFQQYEYLKSTEWLSRQELDKIQLENTVKLLEFAQCNSPYYKKVFEDAGFNTRQFSKLSDLNFLPELDKATLIVENSRIHTSGIAEKVRLAETSGTSGEALAFYRNERWDSLNRAAMMRSYDWYGVKPWDRNGYLWGYNTNSLQTAKVKILDYIQNRFRLFNYSNSEIRKFCHKLLDASFISGYSSMVYEVAKCVNELDLGPIPLKMVKGTSEMILDVYHEETVRAFGGRIISEYGAAESGLIAFECPYGGIHVNIENVVLEEAENGGLLVTNLCSYSFPIIRYRLGDMVTLSDDSCKCGRKHPLIKDICGRKGANVQGVTSKFPALTFYYVFKNLALEKDIFLNYKAIQQNKGEVEILIEGNDNNRYLKEINEQLQKYFGEDVNFSIIFVDRFAIDMKKRQYFETSL, encoded by the coding sequence ATGGAGTCGACGTTAGCACGGAAACTGTTTGAAGCAGGCGCGAGGTCAAGAAATCCGAGCCTGTTTCAGCAGTATGAATATCTTAAATCCACGGAATGGTTGTCCCGGCAAGAGCTCGACAAGATCCAGCTTGAGAATACAGTAAAACTGTTGGAATTCGCACAATGTAACTCCCCTTATTATAAGAAAGTGTTCGAAGATGCAGGTTTCAATACCCGCCAGTTCTCAAAGTTATCTGATCTGAATTTTTTGCCGGAGTTGGACAAGGCAACTTTAATTGTTGAAAACTCTAGGATCCATACCTCTGGTATAGCTGAGAAGGTTCGACTCGCCGAGACGTCGGGTACCTCAGGAGAAGCTTTGGCATTTTATAGAAATGAGCGGTGGGACTCATTAAACCGCGCTGCAATGATGCGGTCATATGACTGGTATGGTGTCAAGCCTTGGGATAGAAACGGCTATCTATGGGGATACAACACCAACTCTCTCCAAACAGCTAAAGTTAAAATCCTGGATTATATACAGAACAGATTTCGACTATTTAATTATTCAAATTCAGAGATAAGAAAGTTTTGCCATAAATTATTAGATGCTTCATTTATCTCTGGGTATTCGTCAATGGTTTATGAAGTCGCCAAATGTGTAAATGAACTCGACCTAGGCCCGATACCTCTGAAGATGGTAAAGGGAACGTCTGAGATGATATTGGATGTTTATCATGAGGAGACGGTCAGAGCCTTTGGTGGTAGGATCATTAGTGAATATGGCGCTGCTGAGTCAGGATTAATTGCATTTGAGTGTCCCTATGGAGGGATCCACGTAAATATAGAAAATGTTGTTCTTGAAGAAGCAGAAAATGGTGGATTATTGGTAACTAACCTGTGTTCGTATTCGTTTCCAATTATTCGATATCGTTTGGGCGATATGGTTACTTTAAGTGATGATTCATGTAAATGTGGAAGAAAGCATCCTTTAATAAAAGATATCTGCGGTAGGAAGGGCGCGAATGTTCAAGGCGTAACCAGTAAGTTTCCGGCTCTTACATTCTACTATGTCTTCAAGAATCTGGCACTGGAGAAGGATATTTTCCTAAACTATAAAGCTATTCAACAAAATAAAGGAGAAGTAGAAATTTTAATAGAGGGAAATGATAACAATCGGTATCTGAAAGAAATTAATGAGCAGTTACAAAAATACTTCGGCGAAGATGTGAATTTTTCCATTATATTCGTTGACCGGTTCGCTATCGATATGAAGAAAAGGCAATATTTTGAGACAAGCTTATAA
- a CDS encoding glycosyltransferase family 4 protein: MKILWLSHLIPYPPKGGVLQRSFNMIREVGKYHNITLVAFNQDGFLKSSLPDSEDPIEVAKKELLQFVDSIHVCEIPENLIPGGRYVVALKALLSAQAYNMVWLQSKSSYKLIKDLVSETSFDAVHLDTISLCIFSDIFKDLPLVLNHHNFESQMLRSRAISEHHWIKSLYYRLESYRLLNSEIEYCQKVNLNLTCSDDDSKSMEKIIGIDNFISVPNGVDVSYFYPNPSVKILDGSIVIVGGLSWYPNREAVEYFIRDIWPLIRTQIPGTTVDIIGRGPTSEMLKLAEVDERVFVHGFVDDVREYLWRSQFYVCPIRTGGGTKLKILDALATGSCIIADPFSCKGIRVRDGENVLYAKNPQDYVDQIRYLIDHPEQQTRLRKAGPELIRRLYSYDRIGKGYSQAISGLIK; encoded by the coding sequence ATGAAGATACTTTGGCTATCGCATCTGATTCCTTACCCTCCCAAGGGTGGAGTATTACAGCGCTCTTTCAATATGATTAGGGAAGTGGGAAAGTATCACAATATTACCTTGGTCGCATTTAATCAGGATGGTTTTTTGAAGTCTAGTCTTCCGGATTCTGAAGACCCTATAGAAGTTGCTAAGAAGGAGTTGCTCCAATTCGTTGATTCGATTCATGTATGCGAAATTCCGGAGAATTTGATTCCTGGAGGTCGTTACGTTGTAGCTTTAAAGGCTTTGCTGAGTGCACAGGCGTATAATATGGTATGGCTTCAATCCAAGTCCTCATACAAACTGATCAAAGACCTGGTTTCCGAAACGTCTTTTGATGCAGTTCATCTGGACACTATCAGCTTATGCATATTTTCAGATATCTTTAAAGACCTACCTTTGGTACTTAATCACCACAACTTTGAATCTCAAATGTTAAGGTCAAGGGCAATAAGTGAACATCATTGGATTAAAAGTCTGTACTACAGGCTGGAGTCTTATAGGCTACTAAATAGTGAAATTGAGTACTGTCAAAAAGTCAACCTGAACTTGACGTGCTCTGATGATGATTCCAAATCAATGGAAAAAATAATCGGTATTGACAATTTCATTTCTGTTCCAAACGGTGTTGATGTCTCCTATTTTTATCCGAATCCGTCCGTAAAAATTTTGGATGGAAGCATTGTCATTGTTGGAGGCCTTTCGTGGTACCCAAACCGGGAAGCGGTTGAATATTTCATCCGTGACATATGGCCCCTGATAAGGACGCAGATTCCTGGAACTACAGTGGACATCATTGGTCGAGGGCCAACTAGTGAAATGTTGAAGTTAGCGGAGGTTGACGAAAGAGTCTTTGTGCACGGCTTTGTAGATGACGTAAGGGAGTACTTATGGCGATCCCAGTTCTATGTATGTCCGATTAGGACCGGAGGCGGTACTAAATTGAAAATCCTGGATGCGCTAGCCACAGGTTCGTGCATCATTGCGGATCCATTCTCATGTAAGGGCATCAGGGTAAGAGATGGTGAAAACGTGCTTTACGCGAAGAATCCTCAGGATTATGTTGACCAGATCAGATATTTGATTGATCACCCTGAACAGCAAACGAGGCTAAGGAAGGCTGGCCCCGAGCTTATAAGGAGGCTTTATAGTTACGATAGGATAGGAAAGGGGTATTCCCAGGCAATTTCGGGGCTGATCAAATAG